The genomic window CTGATTTGGATGCAtcccccagcagcagagagaaactgaCAATTACTGAAGCAAGGCAAGTTGTTTTCAGTTTAGCAGTTTTTTTCTAAGCCAGGCTTGTGGTTTCATTTAAAGTTTGAATGCTTCCATTCTCTGAGAAGCCCAGTGGCTTTTCAATAGCAGAAGATCAAATGATGTTAATCGGGCAGTGTGACCTAATCCTCTAATTCAGCTGCCTTTTTACATTAGAAGTGTTCTGCTCATCTAAGATTGATTTGCTCTTAaattgacttttctttttttttgttaaatgcGCTATTCTAAAGTTCTACTCCCGGCTCCACAGATCTGGTACGCAAACAAGGGAAGAccactttttcttcattttgtaggTTTAGGTAGGCTAATCCTAAGGGTTCTGATAGAAAATCTCTTGTTACTCACAGAAAGCCCAAGATGTTGCGCAACAGCCGGgagaagaacatttttctttttggtagtGATGCTACTGGTTACCTACACTTGAATGGGGCTACTCTGGTCAGCTGTTGCCGACTATAGGAAGACTACTGCAAGTGTAATTTCTCCTCAGCCTGCAGATACACCTTCCACTGATGTTCACACACGTTTCACCAAAGACTGAAACAAGCTCCTCGCTTTTCCCGTTTCATTTTTGTTCCCTCACTTTCTCTGACGTGGTGGCTCTGGTGCAGCGCCTCAtgtgccagggctgctgctccaCTGCCGGGAGAGGGCAATTCAAGCAGCGCTGCTCTGCAgtgtcccccctccctccacGCCGTGCATCTGCGGGTAGATCGCAGACTGCAGCCACATCTGACGTGCAGGATcacaggagagaaaacagcctGCTGGGCTGCTCTGTAAACAACTGATGTCTTACGAGAGGCCATCTGAAACGGCCTCACGCTTCCATGCGGACGGGGGCAGCTGCGTGACCCCCAAACCCAGCCTGTCGGATGTGGCAGGTTTTCTGACGCTGTAACACCAGAAGAGCTCCCGAGCTCTACAAGACCATCAGCACTGGTTGTGTCTACCCGCCTTCACAGCAGCATCCCCTAACGAAGGCCACGTGAGGGGAGTGTAGCCAATTTATAGGCCACATGTGTTTAACTGTATTAATCAGTTTGGAACTAAAACTCCACAAAGCCTGGCGACAGCCATCACTCCTCAGGCAGCACACAGGTGCCTGCATTCCTGCCCAAACCCAACGGCCAGACCCTCCTGAAACACTAGGCTCTGTGGTCAAATGGGTGCTAACGGCCAGTACAAATTAAGTGTCGTTCACTTCCCCCTAGGCTGGATTTGGCCAATATTTACAGATAACAACCAGCCCATCTTTAACACTATCAACATCAGCCTACACCCTATGACCTTGCCTGCTTGAGCTGTAGAGGAAGTCTCCGCAGAAGATGTCCAGCCCTTGGCACAGACATCAGTGCGTGATGCCTTTCTCACCTGCTTTGACAGCCTGTGTTGGGCAGCACGGGGCTCCCTGGGCACGAGGACATACAGCCCGACATCTGCGAGGCGTGTGGCGGAGGGGAGAGAGCCACGCGGCACACACGTACCTGCCACTCCTGTGGTTTGCTCTTTCCTGTACCACTACTGAGGATTTTTGCAACAGATTTCATGAGCTCCTTCTACATCGTTGCTGATTGCCTCAGGTAAAGAAAGATATAATACAGTCTGGAGAACTAAAATGAATACTTACAGTGTCTGGCAGGTGCTCTTCAATCTTTTTGCACATCAGGGCTGTTGTTCCTGCCTGTTGGGTCTGTGATACATAATCATTTTGCTATGTCGAGTGAACgacacaactttttttttcttttttttttccccccgccAGATGGTAACAAACGAAACCGATCGATTAATTACTTTGCCTGAAGATATTTCGCCAACACAAGGTTTGCAGTGTCCATGTTGGCAGAACGCAGATGAGTTTTCAAAACCCCAAGTGTTATTGTTGGCGCTATGTTACATAAACCACAAGCTGATTAAGATCCACCTTATGACTAGTTAATGGGTCTGTCCCCAGTAGTCTGGCATTTGTGGAGATGATTTTCATATTACTGTGAAAAGTGTGTAAAACATTCCCTTTTCCCCAGCgctattttcttaaagaaattgAAGCATAATTTCAGCCTGGCATCGGGTAGCAGCAAATGTGGTCGAAGCAGAAATTTGTGGGCAGAGAGCGCCATCTCCAGCTACCAAATAAGAATTACTCTGCGGTAACTCGGTATTTCTCCTTTGGAATTGCTGTCTGTTCTGggaaaagacagtgaaaaaaataatctgatacTGATGAAAGATTGAGACTTAAGCCATAACACTATCTTAATATCCCCTAGGGAGACTTTGAAAATCCTTGCTAAGGTttctgaattaaataaaaaagctgctTAAAATTGCAAGGACCTGAGCATCCCAaatttgtttctggttttgggcTACTTAGTCAAGAATAAAATCACATTAGATTTTAATAGAACTAAAATTTGTACTGTATTATTGTCCTCCAGCCTACAGTGATTCTATGCATCTAATACTACATACAATACACATGGTAAGTACTTGGAAAAGCCATAAATTATACCCTAGTACTGTCCCAGACGACTGGGTAGAAAACCAGTGTAAATaagcaattatttttgcatACAAATTGCATGCACAAGAATTTTGTAAATACAAACATTACAAAAATTACATTACATAAATAGtacaaaattacatttcattgcatacatacaaatattacaaaatactacaaatattagaaaaattacacaaatacaaaaattacatgaatacaaatacaaaagaatGACATCTGTCGAACTAAGTCCAAGTGTATCTCATGCGCTCATTTTATCCCACATAAGTGGTACATATGTTAGTGTacacttttaaagaaattctgtgCTGAAAAACATAAACCAAGACCTTATTTATAGCTGATGCCTGTGAAATTGTTCTCCACCATGGTTAAATGATGTTGTTGCCATCCTGTTACCTTTCTGTTCTTCCTAACACCACGGGAAACCTCAGGTCTCCAGAGCATTCACAGCTCCAAAGGGTTCAAATGGAGCATAGGTATTAAGTGCATTAGAAAATCCATCTGTGAATGCGGGAATGCTGCTTTTGATAGCGTTCTCTAAACTAAATGGACAGCCAAGGTCAGGGCCTGCGAGCCCAGCCTCATTAATGTCAGAGAAGAGCTTGTTCTAGAAATGTATCTTAAGGACACCAGTGGCAAAGAAGTTATCATACAATAAAATTGAAATTCATGCCTCCTCACGTGTGCTGTACAAGACTCATCCATATTAATTATTAAAgaatttgcaaaagcaaatggaTTACTGTATTTAAAGGGCTATGGCTACTAAACATGTACATTGAATAGAAAGATTCAGGAAGGGTTAAAAGACAAAGCATCTGTTATCAGCTAGCCTTAAAAATAGCATTCCTGAACTAGATACAGCatcttatttaaaatgcaaattattaaattgctctgtgttatttttatgaTTCTCTGAGTTCAGGAGGTATTTCACAACGGttcagaaaaccagaaagattCAGTTTGCAGCCACAGAGACTGCAAGATACAGAACGAAAATTGATGAAGCTCTATTAGAAAGAGACCTGTAAAGGACAAGAAGGTAATCAAGAACAGCTggcatggatttatgaaggaCAGATCACACTTGGCCAACCTGATTGCACCCTATGGTGAAACAGCTGGCTACGTGGACAAGGAGGGAGCAGTGGACACAACAGACCTTGACTTCAGgacagcttttgaaataatttcccACAGCACTTTCACTCACAAACTGAGGAAATACAGCATGAACAAGCTGGCTGTTAGATGCACTGAAAACTGCCTAGGCTGATGGGCTCAGTGGGTGGCAAGTGGTGGCTTGGCAATCTGCCTTGAAGGCCCATAACAAGTTGGGTACTCTGGGCGTTGATACCAGGGCCCATATAGTTCATTGTCCTCATCAGAAACCTGGACCATGGGACAGGATGCACCCTCAGCATATTTTAAGATAACGCTAAGCTGGGGGGGTGGTTGACACACTAAACACTAGAGCTTCAGTTCTGAGGGACTTTGAGAAGCTTAAGGACTGGGCTGACAGAAGCCTTAACACGTTCAACAAGGAGAAACACGAACTAGGAGGAACGCTCAGCCCCGCACCTAAGGCAGAATAAGCCCTTCCGTTGGTACCGGCTGGGAGGAACAGGCTGGCTATCAGCTTTGCCGAAAAGCACCTGGGGTTATGTGAACGCCAAGTCCAATATGAGCAAACAGCGTGCTCTCACCCCAAAGAGGGCAAATCACACAGCAGCCTGCATTGGAAGGAGTATGGCCAATAGACTGAGGAAAGTTACCGTCCCCCTCCGCTTGGTGTTGCGAGGCCCTGGCTGGACACAGGGCCCGGTTTGGTGCTCCCCTAGGTCAAGACAGGGCATCTCCAGTGAAGGCTACCAAGATGATCGGGATCTAAATCACATCACCCTGAAGGAGAGGCTGAAGGACCCTGGGCCTCTCTTGCCTGTTGAAGAGTGTAAGGGGCCCTGTAACAGCAGCCTGCAACTGCTTGAAGGGAGTTTACAAATACGACAGAGCTAAACTCTCCTTGGGAGCGGCAGGCGATACCACAGCAAACCACGGGTAGAAGTGGCTCAGGAGGTCCAACGAGGGCATTATGAAACACATTATTTATTTGGAAGGTAGTTAACCTGGACAAActatgaattttttattttggatggTTTCGAGAGCTGTCAAGACAAAACTGCAGCAGATGTGATTTACTTTCAGCGGGGAGGCTGGGCTGTGCAACACCCGGGGGTCCTTTCCAACCAACCTGTTTACGATCGTGCACAATGGTAAGTTGGGGACTTTCCTGGTCTATGATTCTTGTTTATTGTGGGAAGATAGCCTTAAAACAGTCACCAAAATGTTATCTGGGCTTTATTACTGATTTGGGAGTGTGTTTAAGTATACGCgtgagcaaaaataaaaatactctgcCATCTGTTGCTATCTGGCAAACTGCAGAtgttcttttctgaaaacacagtattttaattGCCACATCTAAACCATTATCTGCTATTTCAGCTGGTAatataaaaatagcaaagaaacgcaatgtattttgaaaatccaCTGATAATAAACTAATTCAGTCTGTTATTTATTCAACTTGTAAAAATGACAGAAGTGCCTGTAGCCAGACTCCAGGAATccccaaaataatttaaaacctgAGTGCAGCAACTGCGGTAACTACCCTCTCTTCTCTGAATAATTGCATGGGTTTCACCATTGACCGcggttgtgtggtttttttttaaagtatgctGAAGGTCACCGATACGATCAGTTTTGACTAAAGCATGAGCTAGTCCTGCCTGCGCGACCGCCGTCCCCTCCTTCGCACCCCcgacttctcctcctcccttctgcACCCCAGGAGAGGCCCCACCACGcgccgccctcccctcccctcccctgccctcccctgccctgccctgccctgccctgccctcccctcccctcccctcccctcccctcccctgccctgccctgccctgccctgccctgccctgccctcccctgccctgccctgccctcccctcccctcagcGCTGGCGCCCGtcagcagcctggctgctcttgctgcttttctcgTTGCAGTCGGCGTCGCCACGGTGAAAGCGCTGCTTGTGGTTAGTCAGTCCCCGCGGAGACAGAGCGTTGGGAATACGGTGCCGCCCCGCAGCTGGCACCCGCACCCCCACGGATACCCTTTCCCCCCCGCGCCAGGAGGACCGCAGCCGGAGACGCGTTACTGCGCAGCGGCCTccggggcggggagcgcggcgctCGGCCAGCCGCCCCTTTCCGCCCGCCCGGAGCCGCCGCCCGGGCCggcagcgggaggaggagcgggcggggccggggctgccgcgCGGCGGATGGCGGCgggggcgagcggcggcggcctgctgcccttcctgcggctgctggggcagctcaAGGTGAGCGCGGGAGCGGCGCGGGGGGACAGGCCGGCCTCGGCGGGGCGACGTGCCCGCTGCGGGCCCGGGCGGCCGCGGTGGCTGGCGGGGTGTCTGCCCGCGGCCTTTCCGCgaggcgggccggggccggggccggggccctCGGGCGGGTTTCCCCAGCAATTACCGGGGTGGGAGCGGCGGCGCGGTTGGCGGCGCCTGGCCTGGCCGCCGGGGCCTGCCAGCGGGCGGCCGGCGGAGAGCCGGGGCCTCCGGGGTGTGACTGGCGGCCCGCCGCGGCGCCTGTGAAGCGGAGACGGCCGGCcccggtgctggggctgccgcGGGGAGGTGTGGGCGCCGGCCGGGGGCGGGCAGGGGTGGCCCGGCGCTTCGACGCGGGCACCGTGGGGCTGAGGAGGGCGCCGGCTGGTGCCGCTGGTAGTGCTGcggccagggctgctgctggtggtggtgcgTTTTGCTTGCCTGTGGACAGCAATGCGCAGGCATCCCGTCGCAGCCTCGGGGGAGACCGGTCTTTGGGGCAGGTGTTTCCCGGAAGCGTGAAAGCTCACTGAAGCATGGAGGTCCCGGTGGGACGAAATTTCTACCAGCGTCTCTGAGGTGAGGTTCTTCACAACCTAAGGTTTTAACGTTTACATCGCTGTGATGCCCTCCTCACGCAGAGAGTACCACGGACAGGATGGGTGTACAGGAACGTGGCGAAGCCAGAGAGCGTATCTGATCATATGTACAGGATGGCGATGATGGCTTTGGTGACCGAAGACAAAAGCCTTAACAAGGACAGGTGAGTCTGCCTCTGGTTATCATGACCATGTGTTAATGTCGTGGGACAGCTGCAAccaaaatgctaaaaatagcTGTCATTCTGAGGAAGAGCTTTTAAAACACACTGAAGGAGTCTGAAAGCCTTTCgcctcttcttttccctccatCCTTCGGACAGGGTGCTGTTTATCTGGAGAGCTGAAAGGGGCTAAAAACTTTTATTGCTAAACTGCAAGTGCTGAGGCAAGTCTTTAATGCAGAGCCTCTGAGCTGGCCTTCTCCCAAGCCGTAAGTAAGCAAGCTAAAGACACTCAGTTAAAACACAGTTTGAAGCAACAGGCGGCAAAGGCAAAGCCGTACATCATGTGGATTTTGGCAGACTGAGTTAGCACTCAGCAGCATCAAGGAGCCTCCGAAATCATCTAGCGTAGCAGAGAAAGCATCATTGTTGAATTTGTCAAGTGCTTGCTTTGTcccttcaggagctgatgtgaAGGCTTTTTTGAGTATTCTGCTGCACACTGGCATAGCTACAGAGCTGTGAGTGTCAGATTAAATACTGAATTTGGGATGGCTCCAATCAGATTACCTTCTACCTGTTGCAAGAATAATGTGAAATGTATAATATAGTTTTCACAACATCTCCGAAAGCCAAGCATACAAAAGCTAAGTACATTACTTTTGAATGCTATGCTGTGGTACAAAGTGTATTTATACTTAGATCTACATTTAGTAACTACAGCAGTAGCTAGAAATTGGGAATTAAAATCATGTCTAAGTGGAAACTATTTCCCTTAGCCAAGAATTGAAAAAGTGTTatgtgaagtttaaaaaaaaaaaaacaaaacaaaaaacaaccaacctgTAAAATATATGAAGGGGATAAATTATGCAGTCTTTTAGCTTTGTGAAAAACAAGATAAaacttaaaatgctgaaaaactaATTGTTCTGTCTTTGCTTCTTGTCAGATGCATACGATTAGCTTTGGTTCATGATATGGCTGAATGCATTGTTGGAGATATTGCTCCTGCAGATAATATCTCAAAAGAGGAGAAacacaggagagaagaggtATGGACATAAGGTGTGAAGCCACATCTGTGACATGTTCTgcatatttttaacattctgGTGGTAGTGAAGGGACCCTCTAAGCAGCATAATACTGACATTGGCATTAGACAAGTATGCCACGAACAACCAACGTTTTCGACTCATTGTGGTTTTTGTATATGTAACGTCATCAAGTACAAAGTTATGGAAGGAGAACCTTTGAAGTAATCTTCAATGTTGGCCATTTATTCCTGAACTGGCTGGATTTCTGGTAGCCTAAATTAGTCATGTTGACCAGCCTTACCGagaggtggggagcagggagtAGGTGCAGTGAGAAGGGTGGATGCCAGTTCGTGGCAGGTCATTTGTGTGGTGCCAGATCATGTGGTTGTGACAGAGACTTTATTTAAACCATTTGCACAAGACTCCAGACAcaggtgtcttttttttatcGTAAGTCTTTGAGTGCAGCATGCTgacagttattttatttttggccTTCTACATACCCAAACTGTAGGTTTGTCATTTCTGGTTAGTTTCATTATTTGAAGAAAACGTAAACCACTTCTCCCAGCCACAGCTAGGGGGCAACGTGATGCTTCAGAAACTCTTTAGAGGCTACAATTAGCTCTTCAataagggtaaaaaaaaaaaacaacccacaaaacaccaaaacaaaaaaaaaacccacaaaaacccaTTGCCGTAATTATTTCCCCCCCACAATGTTTACCTGTTTAAAACTCGGGGTTTGGGGGTTATGACTAACTAGGAGTAAGCTCTTTGCTAAGAAAGTGGAAATTAAAGATCAAATGGCTATTCAGCGTTTTTGAAGTATTATCATTAGTGACTGCaattttggtatttctttttttcagtgtatttcctAGCATGTTCTTAcactaaacaaaaaaccctctttcCTGGAAGCCTCCAAGGCTTGTTTTGTCACCGAGGATCAGGCTTCAACTTTGCCTAGAGGgaattttcatttgtatttagGCAgtgaaaaaggtattttgatGCCTAAGTATGTTTAAGCAGTTTTCTTAAGTATTCGCAGGTCCTTCTGCTCTCATTTCACTCAGTGAGGACTTTGGTGTTGACTTTGTGGGAAGGAGGGTCAAGCATTAAACATCTAGGCTGGCTCTGAAATACTTTCTTGTAAAAATACACCAAGTCTAATGGTTTCATGAGGTGGATTGAGTGGAATCATCAATATGCTGCTTCCACTGCAgagttctccttttttttccctttgctctaCTGCTGACGTTGAGCTGGTTCTGAAGTTTGCTGCTGGTGCAGTAAGTTTAATCAGTTAGTCTCACCAAGGCTaaggcagcagaaaatgaacttgatttaaaataaaaaatttttcttttttttcctttggagttgtttggtttgctgttttgttttggggtttttttgccaggtAAGTAATTTTGGCCTGCTAACCTTGAAAGCTGATGAGCTCCAGAGCTGGAGGGAGGTGGGAAAGAATGAGACCTTGATGCTTCAGTGATGGGGAGCAGCTGATTCAGTTCAACCATATTGTGAAACTATACCCTGTATTTGAAGCGGAGAAACAGTCACGGCACAAAACCTTTGTCTTGCCTGTGATGTTGATTGTTTCAGAAGCAGCCCTTAGTGTTACTAGGAAAACAGTAGAAATAGCACAGAAAAGAGACTGATCAGCTGAGAGAGCAGGAAGAGCATGCAGAACAATTTCTGCTTGCTGGTTATACCATCAGTTTGAAACTGCATTAAACCTTGtaccaagatttttttttgttgaacaACTGGTATCTCAGTCTGGAAGCACTGTGTTTTATTGCTTCAGAGtattaaatggattttttttctctgtttttcaaaactggaGATTTTTCAAAGGCTTCTGTTGTGTTGCCTGCCTGACAGTCAGTAGCTGTTCTCAGCCCTGCTAGTGGACATGTGCTAGTTCAGTGTTTGGGAGGGAGCAGTTGCTTGTCAACACTAGGAGTTAGTATTTTGAAGCTGCTTTTATGAACTGCACCTATAACCTATTAAGTTCAAATGTTGCCTCCACTAGTTAAATCTGGAAGGCAGAGCTGGTAATTGATGGCAGTTCCCTGGCATTTGACTTGCCTGCCTTGCTCTGGGCTTCTTTTTGGACTCTTGAAGATATTGGATGCACTTCCAGgttgtttttcttgtgttttagaCTAGTTCTCTAACAATTTACTTAGGCGGCTCCcagaaaaggttcttcactgagcaGATTTATGGACATgttcactttaaaataatatactgTGTAGTGTATGCTTCTACAAACTTGTTACCAAGTCGTTAATTCTTcaaaaaagatgataaaaatatGCTTGCTCAAAAAATGGATAAATGgaaacagcttctttttttttcaggcagctATGCAACAACTGACCCAGCTTCTATCAGAGGacctcagaaaagaaatctaTGAACTCTGGGAAGTAAGCTTGCATTCTTCTAATCCTTTGCTAAAATTCAGGGTGACCCATTGCCCTCTTCCTGTTTACATACGAAACTGTGTCATCTCTTATTTTGACTTCAAGCAAGGTAGATTAATTTGCTTGGGAGATAAAGCTAACAGTATGAGTCAAGATCACTTTGGAATCCTTTTCAGATAGAAACCCTGAACTTTGGTAAAACAACCAGCTTCTGCCTTTGGCCTCTCAAAATTTCAGATGAACCTGTCCAGGGCTTGGTTTGTACAACTgaaggaagggtttgtcctctACATCAAGCCCTCTTGGatataaatctgtttttttaCTACATTATCTCTTTTGTTCACATCTGGCCATTTGCAGCTGATGATCTTTTAATACGGGAAAAAATAATGGGAGTTGATGATGCCGTggaatattttctgctttttatgcaAGTAATAATTTATGTGGCTTCCATTTCATTATTATACAGCCTATTAGGCTAAAATATTTAGTAGTAACTTGTGGTTTAAACTTAAATGTGGTGTACTGACACAGAACAGTGCTTTTCTACAAACAACACAGATTGCTGGCTGGTCTTGGGTACCTTAAATGTTTGTATTGGAAAGTATCTCCTGTATTTGAAGGTGATTTAACTTTTTGGTGTGAACTCATGCTGTTAATTGATAACATCTTTTATACTTGCAAACTAAGGATGATTAGATTATTTTCAAACAATTCAAGTTTATAATTACTGTGCTTTATCTTCTCCTGGCATACAGTCACATGAGGATAGGTGCATCCACAATCTCTTGTTCACATGTTGTTGCAAACAAAGCATTATAAGTTTCTTGGATTCTGTGAcctgaaactgtattttatgCTGATATTCTTACTTTTCCACTTGGACTGTATTTGAATTCCAGATATTTGCAGccaatttctgctttttgttacAGCACcctgtttgtttgggtttttttttcttgctgtagtTGTGTAGTGAAACTGGCAATGGGGATGGGTTTTCAGTGCTATAATTCAAGGTAAAGGGGGTAAACCAGCATAACCAGATCTGGGAAATAATGTGTGTGCATTTGTTTAGTGAGCACTGGTTCCTTCTCCCTTGGGATGCTGCTATAGTTGAGGAAAAGGAGTTTTTGATAGATAAGATTAGTCCTGTAGGAGggttttttgtatattttttttttcttggcctCAGTCTTCTCTTATGATTGTATAAGAGCTGGTTCAGTATGCAGTTAGTTCTTCAGCATGTTAGCTTTTTTACCTTCAGGACAATTTATTGGCATTGAGTCTCCAATGCAGCATTATGAGTATAACCCACAGATCAGCAAGTGTAACCTAAAAATCTAATATTTACATGTAGTCCCTCTAGTCTTATTTTAAGTGGAACAACTAGGtgcttcttaaaaagaaaaaaaaaaaaaaaggaaaaaaaaaaggcagaaaataagaagccTCTGACCACTTGGTATGATACTCTGCTCTCAGCTAGCCAGAGGCATTTCCCTCTGATTTCTCTTTGTGAGTAAAGGAAGTTATAGCCCAGAGCTGAACAGTGGCTGGGACACCACCTGTTGAGACTCTTAGCAAGTCCTTCCTGCACTGCTCTGCCCTCGTCTCTGCCCTTCTTTGCCTTTCAGCCTTAGGCGGACTATTGCTTTGGACTCTATTGGTGGCCACTCTGCAAGTGTAGTATAGGGGAGGAAGGTAGCAGAAAGATGCCTCTGATATATTTTCACTTTATAACTTAATCCAGAAtatgtttggaaaaaacattaaatgagTTATCACACGTCAGCTCTGtcctgcttttttattttcaagagcTAAAGCACGGgaggaatttttaaaagacagactgTGGTGTTTGAGAGACCAGTTACTGTTTTTCCAAAGTATACTGTTATTTCGCACTCTTAAAAGCCTGCAGGGAGGAAATAGTAAGTGTTTATTTCAGCACTGTGCACAGTTGCACATATAATAGCTGATGTTTCTTGAGGTTAATGTGAGCTGAGGTATGAATAAGATCTGGTGGGTTGTATGGCACAAAGAGGTTGGTAACAGATTGATAATCCCAGTTAATTGGTGGAGGTGGGACAGACCTTTACAAGCAAACAACCATAGTTCTCCTTCTCCTGAAGTTCTCCTTTGTAATGCTGCCAAGAGTTTCTCTTTGGTGgtcaaaaaaaaagagtagaaataaatagatttaagaaaataagaagcaaTATTTAAACAACTTAAAGATGAGGCAAAGCTCAGattgaaaggaggaaaagaaggtaaaaTGTTGAAATGAAATTGATGACTAAAATAATGATcaaaatgtaaagaaagaagCCTTTTTCTGTGGTTGGTTTTGGAAGTCAGGAGAAGACCAGCTGATGAGGTGCCAAAACAATGCAGTAgatttggaaaagagaaaatgaaatggcaaacCCGTCTGCAGCCATCACTGGAAGCAAATGACAGCAAAATTGCTCAAGTTGACTGGAAATGTGAATGACTCAAAAAATATATGCTGACAATGactggagagagggaaaagatAGCAGAGAGATTAAAGGACTTGAAGTCTGAAGGGGAGGAAACCCCTTAACGACTCCCCTCCCTATCTCCTAGGAGACACGCAAAGACATAAGCAGCTCAGACAGATTAGACCAAAGAGATTAAGAAGGAGTGATAGGAGAAATGTAAAGAACAACTCCGCATAAAAACAGTGAGTGGTGGAGAAAAGTGCAAAATAGGTCTTAAAAATTGGTGATGGTAATGCACAGGCACACACTGTGGTAATTCATACCTTTAGCCAGGCTTGAAAAGatctttatatataaaatgttaCTAAATGGAACCTTTTATTTAACTTGTATATCATGTAGGGTTGTCTCCATATCATCCCTGATTCTGCCAAAACACTTGGTATGTTTTTAAGCTAGAGTATGCAAAAGAATTGTGTTCTTAAGTCCTATTGCATTTAATAGAAATTTAGCACGTACTTATTTCAAGTGTTTTGCTGAATAGCAGTCTTAAAAAGAGAGTGAAAGATGTAACTGTCATGAATATTTATGGAGTGGCTTGTACTAATGAAGAAAACTCTCTCTATATAAAGAGCTTCTAATACTGTTTCAGAACAACAcgatttttttcttataactGCAAATCTGTTCAGGAATA from Gavia stellata isolate bGavSte3 chromosome 2, bGavSte3.hap2, whole genome shotgun sequence includes these protein-coding regions:
- the HDDC2 gene encoding 5'-deoxynucleotidase HDDC2, producing the protein MAAGASGGGLLPFLRLLGQLKRVPRTGWVYRNVAKPESVSDHMYRMAMMALVTEDKSLNKDRCIRLALVHDMAECIVGDIAPADNISKEEKHRREEAAMQQLTQLLSEDLRKEIYELWEEYENQCTAEAKFVKQLDQCEMILQAFEYEELENTPGRLQDFYDSTAGKFVHPEILQLVSLINTERNRQVAATSHPHS